The sequence below is a genomic window from Thermoflavifilum sp..
TTGCATTAATTCAGCACCATCAATAAACAATCTTTTCCCATTCATGAAAACGATAATCGGTTTATTCAGTACCGTAAATACCTGATTTTCTTCCTGTATCATGGGTATCTGGCTGAGCAGATCATATACATTCTTTCCTGGCAGGGCTGTGGAATCTATGCTGACTGTGAATATCCCATTTCTTGCTTCTATTCCAGCTTTGAATGCCTGGATTTCAACCGCTTCAAGGATATGAGAAACAGGTACTAATGAAATAACCATGCTGCCGTTTTCCCGTATAGGAAATACAGAATCCACTTTTTGATATCCGATGGTTTGCACCAGTAAGCGATATGTACCACTATCCAACTGTGTAAAGTTAGCCTTACCTGAACTATCGGTTAGCCGATAATGAACCTGGCTTCCCTTTATCAGTAAAATGGGTATGTTACCCACACCATGACGGGCACTGTCATTTATCCGTACAAGAAATGACAGATTTTTCTGGGCAGATGCTAAATGCATGAATAAAATAAAAATAAAAAATATGGGTGTTCTGAAAATATCATTGTTCATCTGTTATGCCTTAGCTTATCTACAGATGGATTTTTAATGAAATGAAAAGAAAATTCCGGAATTTTCATTTTATTGCAAGACCGGGTTGAATAAACCCTATAATTGTGCTCCGCAATTCGGAACGCAGTTTGCACAATTATTGTTCATGCATTGCTTGTTTTTCACCTTATCTACATCTACAGACTCCGACTCAGCCGAAAACTGCAATGCCACGCTAAAACCACCTGTAAGCCTGCCTGTTTCGTCTTGCTGGAGCGGTTGAATGAGAAGCATGCCCTGCGAAGATGATTGTTTCGTTTCCATAATGATTGTGTTTTAAAAGTGAAACCATAAAATTTAATTCCGCTCGCTGGCCATTCAGCATTACAAATTAAGAAAAAGAATGAAATTGCAAAGCAAAATTTGATGATTGGTAAAAATTTTAAAAATATAAAAACAACCTCTTTTATCATTAAAATCCATGAAAAATGCATCGCTTATGGATGAATAAAATAAATAACTATATGTATGTGTAATCTTTACGCAATGGTCATCTACACGCTCTGTCAGGGTTTAGGTATTAATGACCCAGCCGATTATTGATTTCATCGATAACAGATGATTTTTTATCGACATGAATCTGATGATTCCAGAACATATAATTCACCCGCAGCAAAACATATCTGGAGTCGTAATTAGATGTAAATCTCATGTTATAGAGAAGGGGTGTTAATACCTGTGTATGAAGCGTGTTTACTTTTAAGGGATCGGTGATTTGCAAATACACATTCCAGCGTTTGAACGATTTTTTGATGCTCAAATCGGCCGATAATATATCGTCCACATCATAAATGCCTGACACAGACCGCGAACGATAACCAATATTCAACTCGGCGCTCCACTGATGTGATGCAGAAATCAAAAAATAGCTGTGGCATTGCGCGACTATATCCCATCTGGCATAATTTGCTAATATGGTATCCTGACCTTTCGTGCGATTTTGTTCAACCCCTATGGCCGGATTAATCTGTATATGATGATTGAGAAAAGAGAATTGGGAAAGATAATACAGTCCCATGTTTTGGGTATAAGCAAAGTTCACACGGGTAAGATTAATTCCGTGATTGGGTTTGAAAATGACATATTGTCCCCAGTCATGCTTGTTATTGCTGTAAGACAATATGAACTGATGCTTCTGATAAAACGTATAGCGTAACATATGCGTGAGATTGTTGGATGAACGCAGATAGGGATTATTATCGACATATTGATTAGAAGAAAAATAATTGCGTAAAGGGCTGAGCTCCCAGAAATCAGGACGATTGATAAACGAAGTAAGGCTGTAATTGAGCTGGTTATTTTCATTCCAGTTAAAGTCCAATATAACGGTAGGAACCAGATTCCTGGATTTTCTATTCAGCGTAGAATTTCCATTCAATTTACCGGAAACATCCTCAAATTGGTATTTCGGACCCACGGTGAACGAAAATTTTTTTCCGATCTGTCCATCCAAATTTAAAAATGGAAGAAATAAATGCTCTGTGTACCTGTATAGATAGCTTTGATTCGGATCCATCACGTATGCATCTGTCATGTATGTACACCAGATTAAATTGTTATCATTTCCTGTGAGATAAATACTCGCGCCGGATGAAATCGTAAATTGAGGTGATAGCTTATATTTCCCTTTAACGAAGATACTGGTGTTTCGTACGCGTTGACGTACACTTTGCAATATGTGAAGAGGTGTATCCACCTGTGTAAGTTTATTTACCACATTCGTCGTATATTGATCGGTATTATCGTAATATTGAATCAATCCAGCATTTACATCAAGACCAAGTCTGCCATGCATCAAGCTCGAGGAATAATTCAACGCCAAACTAAGGTTTCCGCTTTTCTCATTTGATGCCGTATGGGTATATCCAGTGGAATCAGGAGTATCCTTGGGATCATTACCGCTATAATAATAAAAATTGGCGTCTTCTTGATTAGCGGGTGCTACCCAGTTGTAAACATAAGAGAAGTTAAAAGAAACTTGCTGTTGGGTATCAATATCCGCATTTAAATACCAATTAGTACCGGCAAATTTTGTATTTTTTCTGCTTCTTATTTCTTTTTCACGGGTATGGTAAGTGGTTAATTTTTCATCGTAATCTTCTGTAAATACATCTCTACCTCCGCTTAATTGTAAAAAATCAGTTTGAATAAAAGAGAATTTACCCAATTTGCCGCTTAACTGCAGATTGCACGATGGGTTCATGTAACTATTTTGCAGAGCTGTTAGCATGGTCTGTCCATCGAGATGATCGGTTAATTCTTTTTTGAGTACAATATTTATGACAGCCTGTCCCGGGCTTACGTCATAATCAGCTGTGGGTATGGGAATAACCTCAAACTTGATAATCTTATTAGCTGGAGTGTTCTTCAACAAGCTAACCAGGGCTGTGAGTGGCATCAATTGTTTTTTTCCATTCAAATAAATGATTACACTTTTGTGTAGTAAATCAATATGTTCATCCCCTTCAATATGCACAAGTGGGGTTTGCTTGAGTAGATCCCAAACGGTCTCGCCTTTCGTGAATGCTGATAGCTGTTCCCAATTTACTATTATCTTTTCATGGGAGGAAGTTATCAAAGGTCGTGATGAACGGATTTCAACTAATTTCAAATTTCGAGAAACAGGATATAATATGAGATTCAATACTTTTGAACCTCGAAAATGAATCATCGTGTCCAGCTCTCGATATCCCAGCATACGGCAATGAACGGCACAAGTCTGGCACGATGGATCATCAAAATAAGCCAATCCCGATGAATCGGTCGTAGCCCATTGGGTATGCACGGAATCATCTAAGGCAACCAGCACACCTGGAATGGGAACATGAGAGGAGTCTTGTATGCGTATTTTATACCTCGATTGCTGAGCGCTTGAGGAAAAAACATAAGAAAAAAATAAAAAAAACAATAAAATACACCAGCTTTTCATAAAATAGATAGTTAAGCAAATATAAAAAGCGTGATAACCAGTTACCCGGGTTTACCGGCTATCACGCTTTATCATTCCTCAAATCTTCGAACATACATTATTTGTTTTGCAATTTGAGTTGCATTGAAAAACGTTGGATCCGGAATCATCAGACACAGGATTAAAATATGCATAGGCAACAGAAAAACCTCCAAATAATTGATTCTGTTCATTGGAAATTAACTTAGCAACCAGCGTTGATTTGAGGATAGGATTGGATTGTTTGCAAGGAACAATTGAGGGCTTGTTGTCCATAATCGATACATTTTTAATTAATGCAATTGTATAAAAAATAAATAAAAACTATTGACGACCAGGCTTACTATAATTGTTAACTGTAAAGCCTGCACCGTGAAGATGATGTTTTCTTTTTCATAATAATTATATTTTAAAAGCAAAACCACCAAATTTAATTCTGCTCACTGGCCATTGAGTATAGCAAAAAATGAATATCAACCATCCATTGTAATAGTAGCCTATATATTGCATCATCATCAAACATCATATATTAAAATTGTTTTACTTATATTTGTTTACAGCCTATCCAGAATATCCTGATTCTTGAGATGTAGCGTGTGTACCTTAAGATCATCTTTAAAAAGATTTAGTGATACACGAAGCATAATCGCCCTGCTATCATTGTATACACCGTTAATAAGTAAAATGTTCTGATTATTCAGGTTTTTCGTTTTCCATCCCATTTTCTTAAGCATATCAGTGGCAATCAAACTTATAGTTATTTTATCAAAAGTTTTAGATAAGCTAAAATTCAAATTATTTTGAGCATTCAATGTATAATTGTTAAAACTCAAATCAGGACTAAAAAACTGAAAACCAACAGATAAATTCAAATCGTGTGGCAGGTTAAAACTATTTTGCAGTTTAATAATGTAATATATTCTATGAAAATCTGCATAAATAGTATCATTTCCATTCACTGAGTAATAAACAACCGAAGGATTTAAGGTGCAGTTCCATATATTACTCTTAAGAAAACTGAAGTTTTTAGAATAAGCTATCAATAATTTATTTACAGAATGATAATTCACAGGAATAAGCATAATTGAATAACCATTAAAAAATGCATATTGATTGAAGGGCTTTGAGTAATAGGTATTGGATAGAATAAATAAATGATTTTTATGTAAATAGCTGAATAACATGGAATAAGAATTAGAAGGTAATAAGAAAGGGTTATTCGAAATAGTTGATTCTTTTGAAGTATAAACTTGAAAAGGATTTAAGTCTGAAAATTTAGGTAAATTCTTGTCAGAAGTTAAAGCCAAGGAGAGCTGATTAAATTCATTTAAATTAAAATTAAGATGTAAATCGGGTAAGAACGTAAAGTATTTTTTCTGTACAATTTCATCATCATTTTGATAACCAAGTAAATGCGTAATTCTAACTTTAGACCCTAATATTAAACTTATTCGGTGTATTTCCGTTTCAAAATTGAAAAATGGTTGCAGATTATTTTCTTTGTATAAGTAGTCATACGATGCGTATGTGTTATTTAAAAATTGGATATCCTGATAGCTTTT
It includes:
- a CDS encoding outer membrane beta-barrel family protein; the protein is MKSWCILLFFLFFSYVFSSSAQQSRYKIRIQDSSHVPIPGVLVALDDSVHTQWATTDSSGLAYFDDPSCQTCAVHCRMLGYRELDTMIHFRGSKVLNLILYPVSRNLKLVEIRSSRPLITSSHEKIIVNWEQLSAFTKGETVWDLLKQTPLVHIEGDEHIDLLHKSVIIYLNGKKQLMPLTALVSLLKNTPANKIIKFEVIPIPTADYDVSPGQAVINIVLKKELTDHLDGQTMLTALQNSYMNPSCNLQLSGKLGKFSFIQTDFLQLSGGRDVFTEDYDEKLTTYHTREKEIRSRKNTKFAGTNWYLNADIDTQQQVSFNFSYVYNWVAPANQEDANFYYYSGNDPKDTPDSTGYTHTASNEKSGNLSLALNYSSSLMHGRLGLDVNAGLIQYYDNTDQYTTNVVNKLTQVDTPLHILQSVRQRVRNTSIFVKGKYKLSPQFTISSGASIYLTGNDNNLIWCTYMTDAYVMDPNQSYLYRYTEHLFLPFLNLDGQIGKKFSFTVGPKYQFEDVSGKLNGNSTLNRKSRNLVPTVILDFNWNENNQLNYSLTSFINRPDFWELSPLRNYFSSNQYVDNNPYLRSSNNLTHMLRYTFYQKHQFILSYSNNKHDWGQYVIFKPNHGINLTRVNFAYTQNMGLYYLSQFSFLNHHIQINPAIGVEQNRTKGQDTILANYARWDIVAQCHSYFLISASHQWSAELNIGYRSRSVSGIYDVDDILSADLSIKKSFKRWNVYLQITDPLKVNTLHTQVLTPLLYNMRFTSNYDSRYVLLRVNYMFWNHQIHVDKKSSVIDEINNRLGH